The Tautonia plasticadhaerens nucleotide sequence AATCCCTGCTGCGTCTGTTCCCGGACCTCGGTGACCCGACAGCCCCCGAGGAATCGGAATCCGAGGACCTTCAACTCCAGGAGCATGTCCCGATCCAGCGCAGGTGCATCGGGGTCGAAATGGCCCACGACGATACTCGGATCGGAGAAGTCATAGTTGATCACCCCCTGGCGGGCCCGTTGATAAATCCCGTCGGGCTCGGGGGGGCCCTCGGCCTCGACGCCGAGGCTGTCGTGGGAACCGTCGACGGTCCAGCCGTGGGCGACGGTCATCCGATCGGCGGGCTCGTCGAAATTGACGGGGCGGTCGGAGAGGGCGGCGAGCATCGCCTGCAATTCGCCCTCGGACCAACCCCTCCCGAATCTCCAGGGCCAGGGCGCGTGGGTTCGCGCCAGCTCCATCTCAACCTCCCCCATCCTGCTGATCTGTCGGCTCATCGGGCCCACCTGGGCGGTCGGCAGGCCGTTCCTCGACGACTCGGGTCCGTACCTTCACCGCGTCGAGGACACGGCCATCGCAGGCCTCGGCCACATTGCCGATGAAGTTGATCCAGCAGCGTGCCTGCATCTGCTTGCCCATCAGCAAGAAACCGGCGAAGTTCATCAGGCCGTTGGCCCGGGTCCTGCTCCGGATGCGGAAGCTCGGTCGGCCTGCCGGGTCCTTGCCGGCCGAGAAGGTGATCCGGCCGGCCTCGGGGTGCCCCTGGAGGGTTCGCATTGTCATGCTGAGGTCGTCGGCGTGGACGACCCTCACGGAGCACGTGCCGACCAGGGAGAGCTCGATGTCCAGGACGTCCCCGACCTGGAGCGATTCCCCTTCTCCCCGGCTCTGGCAGCAGAACCTGGCCGTCTCGGCCGGGGCGAAGCAGACGAACCGGGTCCGGACCAGGTCGGCGATTTTCTCGGGGGCGAGGTCGGATGCCTCGATCACCGCGAGATATTCGCGTTCCAGCAAGGGGCCATAGCCCTGTGAGGCGAACACGATGCCCGATGGGTCGGGCCGGGCCTGGGTCAGGCGGACCACGGTCGGGGCTCCGAGAAGGCCGATCCGAGTGATTGTTGCTCGGAATCCACGCAGTGCAAGTCCCGGGCCAATTACACTCGCCTGAACATCCACCCCGCGTTTCGGGAAGGGCGACGACATCACGCCCGAACGCGTCCTGTTCGCATTCGAGGCCGACCATTCTGCGTCGATCCGTGGGGAGCGGTGTGCACGCCCGCTTCCCCGCTCGAGGATGA carries:
- a CDS encoding DUF1990 family protein → MELARTHAPWPWRFGRGWSEGELQAMLAALSDRPVNFDEPADRMTVAHGWTVDGSHDSLGVEAEGPPEPDGIYQRARQGVINYDFSDPSIVVGHFDPDAPALDRDMLLELKVLGFRFLGGCRVTEVREQTQQGFTVFGFRYDTLAGHIERGFEWFLLTKDHLSGEVHFQIEAHWLLGDFPNWWSRVGFLLIGERYRHRWRVRAPERLRRLARDPAPHRISEPGKLAHRGDPEPHRTEPSSGR
- a CDS encoding DUF1990 family protein, with product MVRLTQARPDPSGIVFASQGYGPLLEREYLAVIEASDLAPEKIADLVRTRFVCFAPAETARFCCQSRGEGESLQVGDVLDIELSLVGTCSVRVVHADDLSMTMRTLQGHPEAGRITFSAGKDPAGRPSFRIRSRTRANGLMNFAGFLLMGKQMQARCWINFIGNVAEACDGRVLDAVKVRTRVVEERPADRPGGPDEPTDQQDGGG